The Magnolia sinica isolate HGM2019 chromosome 9, MsV1, whole genome shotgun sequence sequence CTCATGCAATAGCAGCAACAGATGATGGTCACTAatatgcaacaacaacagcagaTGATGGCCACTATGATGGGGGCCATGGCCCAGAACATGGGTATGCCGCAACCGGCGCAACCCGGTCTAACCGCACCCGCAAACAACGTGAGCAACCTATTTGAGCGGTTCCAGCGGTACAGACCGCCTACGTTCGCAGGCACCCACCGCCCCGAGGAAGCGGAGTACTGGCtcaatcgagtcaccaaactgcTTAGGCCTCTCCATTGTACCGAGGCAGAGAGCGTTGAGCTCCTTTCCTACCTCTTTGAGAAGGAGGCAGACTT is a genomic window containing:
- the LOC131256269 gene encoding uncharacterized protein LOC131256269, giving the protein MVTNMQQQQQMMATMMGAMAQNMGMPQPAQPGLTAPANNVSNLFERFQRYRPPTFAGTHRPEEAEYWLNRVTKLLRPLHCTEAESVELLSYLFEKEADLWWESILRSIPEDYVWTWKASEACFNEKYLPQTYQHERKNEFLHLQQGGMTVAQYEN